One part of the Strix aluco isolate bStrAlu1 chromosome 31, bStrAlu1.hap1, whole genome shotgun sequence genome encodes these proteins:
- the ELF5 gene encoding LOW QUALITY PROTEIN: ETS-related transcription factor Elf-5 (The sequence of the model RefSeq protein was modified relative to this genomic sequence to represent the inferred CDS: inserted 2 bases in 1 codon; substituted 1 base at 1 genomic stop codon) has product MLESVTQSTFLSNTMVCDPLTSWTELFGTTEDDYTTCDHQKDSYSFWTSIHPEYWRKNNVCEWLQFCCAQYKLDANCISLSHFKISGLQLCSMTQEQFLDAICGKYLYFILQNMKTLHAFLFFTDAEETKPSKDCDLLTKLPPDSGVPSSLLTLFCSSVPPCDKXKAGNINGQECHSCGRTNLQSSPLWEFVRDLLLSPEENGGILEWGDRGQGIFRVVKSEALVKMWGPRKKNDRMTYEKLSRALRXVNSYYYKTGVLERVDRRLVYKFGKNAHRRQENKI; this is encoded by the exons ATGCTGGAGTCAGTAACTCAGAGCACATTTCTGTCAAACACAATGGTTTGTGATCCCCTGACGTCTTGGACAGAGTTATTTGGGACAACTGAAGATGACTACACCACCTGTGATCATCAGAAAG ATTCTTATTCTTTCTGGACATCCATCCACCCAGAATACTGGAGAAAGAACAATGTCTGTGAGTGGTTGCAGTTTTGCTGTGCCCAGTACAAACTAGATGCCAACTGCATTTCCCTTTCCCACTTTAAAATCAGCGGCTTACAGTTGTGCAGTATGACCCAGGAACAGTTCCTAGATGCCATTTGTGGCAAATACTTGTATTTCATCTTACAGAATATGAAGAC TCTGCAT gcatttcttttttttactgaTGCAGAAGAAACAAAGCCATCCAAGGACT GTGACCTTTTGACCAAGTTGCCGCCAGACTCAGGAGTTCCTTCTTCACTGCTCACGTTATTCTGCAGTTCAGTCCCACCCTGTGATAA GAAGGCAGGTAACATCAACGGCCAAGAATGTCACAGTTGTGGTAGAACAA ACCTGCAGAGTTCTCCTTTATGGGAATTTGTAAGAGATTTGCTCCTTTCTCCTGAAGAAAATGGTGGCATCCTGGAATGGGGAGACAGGGGACAAGGCATTTTTCGGGTTGTTAAATCAGAAGCTCTGGTAAAGATGTGGGGACCtaggaagaaaaatgacagaatGACATATGAAAAATTGAGCAGAGCTCTCCGATGAGTTAACAG TTACTATTATAAAACAGGCGTTTTGGAACGAGTGGACAGAAGGCTGGTGTACAAGTTTGGAAAGAATGCCCACAGACGGCAGGAGAACAAGATATGA